One part of the Salvelinus fontinalis isolate EN_2023a chromosome 4, ASM2944872v1, whole genome shotgun sequence genome encodes these proteins:
- the LOC129853359 gene encoding calcium-binding protein 1-like isoform X3, which yields MGPTCIFLLKSLADIRQADRDLRPEEIDELRDAFKEFDKDKDGFISCKDLGNCMRTMGYMPTEMELIELSQQINMNLGGHVDFEDFVELMGPKLLAETADMIGVKELRDAFKEFDTNGDGAISTAELREAMRKLLGQQVGHKDLEDILRDIDLNGDGHVDFEEFVRMMSR from the exons ATGGGGCCCACCTGCATCTTCCTGCTCAAGAGCCTGGCCGATATCAGGCAGGCT GACAGAGACCTGAGGCCAGAGGAGATTGATG AGTTGCGGGATGCTTTTAAGGAGTTTGATAAGGACAAAGATGGTTTCATCAGCTGTAAAGACCTGGGAAACTGTATGAGAACCATGGGATACATGCCTACTGAAATGGAGTTGATAGAACTGAGCCAACAGATCAACATGAATT TGGGAGGTCATGTTGACTTTGAGGATTTTGTGGAGTTGATGGGCCCCAAACTTCTCGCTGAAACTGCAGATATGATTGGTGTGAAAGAACTGAGAGATGCCTTCAAAGAG TTTGACACCAATGGTGATGGAGCGATAAGCACAGCTGAGCTGAGAGAAGCCATGAGGAAGTTGCTGGGACAACAG GTTGGCCACAAGGACTTAGAAGATATCCTGAGGGACATCGACTTGAATGGTGATGGGCATGTTGACTTTGAAG AGTTTGTACGAATGATGTCCCGCTGA
- the LOC129853359 gene encoding calcium-binding protein 1-like isoform X2 encodes MAQTADSPFEVTMFLGLLTSDSDRDLRPEEIDELRDAFKEFDKDKDGFISCKDLGNCMRTMGYMPTEMELIELSQQINMNLGGHVDFEDFVELMGPKLLAETADMIGVKELRDAFKEFDTNGDGAISTAELREAMRKLLGQQVGHKDLEDILRDIDLNGDGHVDFEEFVRMMSR; translated from the exons ATGGCGCAGACCGCAGATTCACCTTTTGAAGTCACTATGTTCCTGGGATTGTTAACATCAGATAGT GACAGAGACCTGAGGCCAGAGGAGATTGATG AGTTGCGGGATGCTTTTAAGGAGTTTGATAAGGACAAAGATGGTTTCATCAGCTGTAAAGACCTGGGAAACTGTATGAGAACCATGGGATACATGCCTACTGAAATGGAGTTGATAGAACTGAGCCAACAGATCAACATGAATT TGGGAGGTCATGTTGACTTTGAGGATTTTGTGGAGTTGATGGGCCCCAAACTTCTCGCTGAAACTGCAGATATGATTGGTGTGAAAGAACTGAGAGATGCCTTCAAAGAG TTTGACACCAATGGTGATGGAGCGATAAGCACAGCTGAGCTGAGAGAAGCCATGAGGAAGTTGCTGGGACAACAG GTTGGCCACAAGGACTTAGAAGATATCCTGAGGGACATCGACTTGAATGGTGATGGGCATGTTGACTTTGAAG AGTTTGTACGAATGATGTCCCGCTGA
- the LOC129853359 gene encoding calcium-binding protein 1-like isoform X1 has product MSSSFPKSESKTSLLKSSSASGRSTHFPERTTGTDRNHHHHHHRPAASQVSSNAAEESFWSAECDVTARRPLCHPSLLGTRNRATTRASKSQPHAPHANVPAAHSQDDPSEQHGVGRGVRERCKSSKHHRHHRKTTRDDQPAAQHHSHTHPTRLDPRIGIQPHSDCKDDTALLFESRDHTRASSSASVDASIPSPASSSPIPVSSRSSHRSRRSSAASCESDFLRPILNSVFGQDRDLRPEEIDELRDAFKEFDKDKDGFISCKDLGNCMRTMGYMPTEMELIELSQQINMNLGGHVDFEDFVELMGPKLLAETADMIGVKELRDAFKEFDTNGDGAISTAELREAMRKLLGQQVGHKDLEDILRDIDLNGDGHVDFEEFVRMMSR; this is encoded by the exons ATGAGCTCCTCTTTTCCCAAATCCGAATCCAAGACCTCATTGCTGAAATCTTCCTCGGCAAGCGGAAGATCGACACACTTCCCTGAACGTACGACAGGAACCGACcgaaatcatcatcatcatcaccaccgtcCAGCTGCAAGTCAAGTGAGCAGCAATGCCGCAGAGGAGTCTTTCTGGTCGGCAGAGTGCGACGTTACTGCGCGGAGACCCCTGTGCCACCCCTCGCTCCTCGGTACCCGGAATAGGGCGACGACCCGAGCTAGTAAGAGCCAGCCCCACGCCCCACATGCCAACGTTCCCGCCGCCCACTCCCAGGATGACCCATCTGAGCAACATGGTGTGGGTCGAGGTGTGAGAGAACGCTGCAAGTCATCCAAGCATCACCGACACCACCGGAAAACGACCCGGGACGACCAGCCAGCTGCACAACACCACAGCCACACTCACCCTACCCGTTTAGACCCCAGAATAGGCATACAGCCCCACTCAGACTGCAAAGACGACACCGCGCTCTTGTTTGAATCGAGGGACCATACAAGGGCCAGTTCGTCTGCTAGCGTGGATGCCAGCATCCCGTCCCCAGCGTCCTCCTCACCTATCCCCGTATCCAGCCGATCCTCTCACCGCTCTCGAAGGTCCAGCGCAGCATCTTGTGAATCTGACTTTTTGCGGCCAATTCTCAACTCGGTTTTTGGACAG GACAGAGACCTGAGGCCAGAGGAGATTGATG AGTTGCGGGATGCTTTTAAGGAGTTTGATAAGGACAAAGATGGTTTCATCAGCTGTAAAGACCTGGGAAACTGTATGAGAACCATGGGATACATGCCTACTGAAATGGAGTTGATAGAACTGAGCCAACAGATCAACATGAATT TGGGAGGTCATGTTGACTTTGAGGATTTTGTGGAGTTGATGGGCCCCAAACTTCTCGCTGAAACTGCAGATATGATTGGTGTGAAAGAACTGAGAGATGCCTTCAAAGAG TTTGACACCAATGGTGATGGAGCGATAAGCACAGCTGAGCTGAGAGAAGCCATGAGGAAGTTGCTGGGACAACAG GTTGGCCACAAGGACTTAGAAGATATCCTGAGGGACATCGACTTGAATGGTGATGGGCATGTTGACTTTGAAG AGTTTGTACGAATGATGTCCCGCTGA